One Halichondria panicea chromosome 3, odHalPani1.1, whole genome shotgun sequence genomic region harbors:
- the LOC135333030 gene encoding CWF19-like protein 1, protein MKILLLLCIGSFSSSDCQEEWSKYREGVETVPLPTFILGPCWTEHGQFYGDLSRDGGELCPNVTCLGQRGVYSASSGLRVAYLSGSYQGRTYQHQDKGDNLLRPYFTDSDVSWLEGECSGEGYRGVDILLTSDWPGAVDKFTVAPDGLDLSAVGAKPLSKLAMCLKPRYHFAALHQTFYERIPYRNHKILQGKPHHVTRFLALAQVGNPDKKKRRESQEEAGPNFFFDQRALDSAHRKQKRRQDGRPPAKRRPPPQPRGPCWFCLGGKEVEKHIVVSIGDHTYLALSKGGMVPEHVLVLPIGHYAASTDAPPEVLEELGQFKSALRKYFNSKDQSCVIFERNYKSQHLQLQVIPVTKIPSDALRHAFIDYGWSMGVGLETVPRETPPSEVTHTHHSCTMFYVPFSKPFIASIPGRLKYGLVPVAW, encoded by the exons ATGAAAAT TCTG CTCCTGTTGTGTATTGGATCTTTCTCTAGCTCTGACTGCCAGGAGGAGTGGAGTAAGTATCGGGAGGGGGTGGAAACAG tgcctctACCGACGTTCATCCTTGGCCCGTGTTGGACTGAGCATGGCCAGTTCTATGGAGACTTGTCACGTGATGGAGGAGAGCTTTGCCCCAATGTCACATGTctag GTCAGCGTGGAGTGTACAGTGCGTCCAGTGGTCTGAGGGTGGCCTATCTCAGTGGGAGCTACCAGGGGAGGACCTATCAGCATCAAGACAAGGGAGATAATCTATTG CGACCATATTTCACTGACTCTGATGTGTCCTGGCTGGAGGGTGAGTGCAGTGGAGAGGGCTACCGTGGAGTGGACATTCTCCTCACCTCTGATTGGCCCGGGGCAGTGGACAAGTTCACAGTGGCTCCT GACGGACTGGACCTGAGTGCAGTGGGGGCAAAGCCTCTGAGTAAACTGGCCATGTGTCTCAAGCCACGCTACCATTTTGCAGCTCTACACCAAACCTTCTATGAGAGAATAccgtacag GAATCACAAAATCCTCCAAGGCAAGCCACATCATGTGACACGATTCTTGGCTTTGGCTCAAGTGGGAAATCCAGACAAGAAGAAAAGA AGGGAGTctcaagaggaggctgggcctAACTTCTTCTTTGATCAGAGGGCTCTTGATTCTGCTCATCGCAAACAGAAGAGACGACAGGACGGAAGACCCCCTGCAAAGAGACGACCTCCTCCCCAGCCCAGGGGGCCGTGCTGGTTCTGTCTGGGGGGCAAGGAGGTGGAGAAACATATCGTGGTCTCCATCggagatcat ACGTACCTGGCTTTATCCAAGGGTGGGATGGTACCAgagcatgtgctggtcctaCCCATCGGTCACTATGCAGCCTCCACTGACGCACCACCA GAGGTTTTGGAGGAACTTGGACAGTTTAAGAGTGCTCTGAGGAAGTACTTCAACAGCAAAGATCAGTCGTGTGTCATCTTcgagagaaactacaaatcacAACATCTTCAACTACAG GTTATTCCAGTGACCAAGATtccatctgatgctctgagacATGCCTTCATAGATTATGGGTGGAGtatgggggtggggcttgagacTGTGCCCAGGGAAACACCACCCTCagaggtaacacacacacatcatagcTGTACCATGTTCTACGTACCATTCTCTAAGCcttttatagcctcgattccaggccgattaaaatacggcctggtacctgttgcatggtga
- the LOC135333287 gene encoding uncharacterized protein LOC135333287 — MAVNPQAFEQFTLRQVRITENEFGRGSYAVVMELEYRGLKCAGKKLYRVLYETGIGHAARRYLEECHLLSQTRHPNIVQFLGVCFEEGSQFPILVMEFLPTNLTSCLERYGILPDEINFSILHDVSLGLVYLHGQTPVIVHRDLSANNVLLSTNMTAKISDLGVARILNLTHLQVSRMTETPGTPAYMPPEVMVANPHYDTSVDVFSFGIMMIHTFTAEWPLPSIGPTRIDPANPDRLIPVTEAERREEFLRKLSPDHPLMDLIMRCLNNNPQRRPRAAEIMGRMVGVVLEHPPSFENRVEMLQRVSALLTEKRELEEEVVRKDSAIQEKAGEIEALAEEKRRQEEESENTVERMQLVHSVETDQLVTEHSVEIEDLRVELELKESLAATKDELVNSKDTTIARLETRCKHLTEEVEQQIANVNYTHNELVSKATKIAQLETDVTNLTAQVEQEQARLADKESTISVKDLTIADKDSMLASKDTSLQKNKTTIQRLNNQLTKTRDYLTSKPQSLQVQLSYSQCSEAPVEMSHGLAVTINGKVYYGGGLCDYDDNEYCVHCYDPPQDVWSTLPRLSARYFGLGEVKGELVAVGGRDSSYSVSNVVHVFNKGRNWKRTIPLMPTARHSLAVVSLPTHLIVAGGDMDDGDYTDIVEIYNISTSQWSETDRLPYACEDQIGIVYNNTVYLMGGSDGKNLNKVCAAQVDKLISANQQDDGSANKADSVWNTISNTPSYRPSPVTISDTLFAVGGEDCEGEATQRIYAYSSSMDSWLYVGDLLSPIAYPASVSLSPTQCLMIGGLNNGNTQSTTVYKISIAATIF, encoded by the exons ATGGCTGTAAATCCACAAGCTTTCGAGCAGTTCACTCTGAGACAAGTTCGCATCACTGAGAATGAGTTTGGACGAGGTTCCTATgctgttgtcatggagctAGAGTATCGAGGACTGAAATGTGCCGGCAAGAAGCTTTACCGAGTTCTCTACGAGACTGGAATTgggcatgcagcacgaaggtatctggaggagtgtcacctgctcagtcaaactaggcaccccaacattgtccagtTTCTGGGAGTCTGTTTTGAGGAAGGCTCTCAGTTCCCCATCCTAGTCATGGAGTTCCTCCCCACCAACTTGACCAGCTGTCTCGAGCGCTACGGTATTCTCCCCGATGAGATCAACTTCTCTATCCTCCACGATGTCTCACTGGGCCTGGTCTACCTCCATGGCCAAACAccagtcattgtgcacagagacctcTCAGCCAACAATGTCCTCTTGTCCACCAACATGACGGCCAAGATATCCGATCTAGGGGTTGCTCGAATATTAAATCTGACCCATCTTCAAGTGAGTCGAATGACAGAGACCCCTGGCACCCCAGCGTACATGCCCCCCGAAGTGATGGTTGCCAACCCCCACTATGACACCAGTGTAGATGTGTTCTCCTTTGGGATCATGATGATTCACACCTTCACAGCAGAGTGGCCACTACCAAGTATCGGCCCCACCAGAATCGATCCTGCTAATCCTGACAGACTGATACCAGTGACGGAAGCTGAACGACGTGAAGAGTTTCTTCGAAAACTATccccagaccaccctctaaTGGACCTCATCATGCGCTGTCTCAACAACAACCCTCAGCGAAGGCCTAGAGCAGCGGAGATAATGGGtcggatggtgggtgtggtacttgaacaccctccctcctttgagaacagagtggagatgctccagcgagtgagtgccctactgacagagaagagggagcttgaggaggaggtTGTGAGGAAGGACTCGGCAATCCAGGAGAAAGCAGGAGAGATCGAGGCACTGGCGGAGGAGAAAAGACGACAAGAGGAAGAAAGTGAAAACACTGTCGAGCGTATGCAGTTGGTGCACTCTGTGGAAACTGATCAACTAGTAACTGAACATAGTGTAGAGATAGAGGATCTCAGAGTTGAATTGGAGCTCAAAGAATCATTGGCTGCCACAAAAGATGAACTGGTGAATTCTAAAGATACTACCATTGCTAGGTTAGAAACTCGATGTAAGCATCTCACTGAAGAGGTGGAGCAACAAATTGCCAATGTCAACTACACTCACAACGAGCTTGTATCTAAAGCTACGAAAATAGCTCAACTGGAAACAGATGTCACCAATCTCACTGCACAAGTGGAACAAGAGCAAGCTCGTTTAGCAGACAAAGAGTCCACTATTTCTGTCAAAGATTTAACTATTGCTGACAAAGATTCGATGCTTGCCTCCAAGGACACATCCCTTCAGAAGAATAAAACCACCATTCAGAGATTAAACAACCAACTCACCAAAACCAGGGACTACCTGACCAGCAAACCACAG TCCCTACAGGTTCAGTTGTCCTACAGTCAGTGCTCTGAGGCTCCAGTGGAGATGTCTCATGGACTAGCGGTAACCATCAATGGCAAGGTCTACTATGGTGGAGGACTCTGTGATTACGATGATAACGAGTACTGTGTCCACTGTTACGATCCACCACAAGACGTCTGGTCAACTCTCCCCAGACTTTCTGCACGCTATTTCGGTCTAggggaggtcaaaggtgaactgGTAGCAGTTGGTGGTAGGGATTCATCCTACTCTGTATCCAACGTGGTACACGTGTTTAACAAAGGAAGGAACTGGAAACGGACGATCCCACTCATGCCCACAGCGAGGCATTCACTAGCAGTCGTTAGTCTCCCAACACATCTGATTGTAGCAGGAGGTGATATGGACGATGGTGACTACACTGATATTGTTGAGATCTACAACATCAGCACCTCCCAGTGGagcgagacagacagactaccgtATGCTTGCGAGGACCAAATAGGAATTGTctacaacaacacagtgtacctaATGGGGGGAAGTGACGGCAAGAATCTAAACAAGGTGTGTGCTGCTCAAGTCGACAAGCTCATCTCAGCAAACCAACAGGATGATGGGAGTGCCAACAAAGCCGACTCTGTCTGGAATACAATATCTAATACACCGTCTTACCGACCCTCCCCTGTAACGATATCCGACACCCTCTTTGCTGTTGGTGGAGAGGATTGTGAAGGTGAAGCCACTCAAAGGATCTACGCCTACTCATCCTCGATGGACTCCTGGCTCTACGTTGGTGATCTACTATCTCCTATAGCATACCCTGCCTctgtgtcactgtctccaacaCAGTGCCTTATGATTGGGGGACTGAATAATGGAAACACACAATCTACGACCGTGTATAAAATTAGTATCGCAGCAACTATTTTTTGA